From Corallococcus soli, a single genomic window includes:
- a CDS encoding serine/threonine protein kinase gives MKTPDTTTEEIPGVPRRPRVLFTVGGTAFEFVRKLEVRATGELLMLARRRYRGGLGGPVVIKRLRNPSGFVARRRLVEEVELTFRLNHPGIAKVYHLKAYRGVPHVVMEYVEGRSLDTVLNLVAMRRKPMSPAFAAWVVSEVAEALHHAHTLRDEWNRPLHIIHRDVSPRNLRLGVHGEVKLTNFTAAFSTLPGREITSRPLVKGDVAYASPEALRREPMDARSDLFSLGLVLLEVLTGTHPLTLGDVAPLPPSDLPPVEAQGPTWMPMTEVAARMALVGSREVEHLTRDVPEGLRAITVRALRQAPSERFDSAEALAGALRAWLREHAPGYGRQSAAEEVSEAAREATGRRNQAELLEGGLHPAELTSDEASMASEPVAPPPFLGGDDVTPDVNDERPLPVDMAGLDELAGPAEEALDEDEDDDGHEPV, from the coding sequence ATGAAGACCCCCGATACGACGACGGAGGAGATTCCGGGCGTGCCGCGCCGGCCGCGCGTGCTGTTCACCGTGGGAGGCACGGCCTTCGAGTTCGTGCGAAAGCTGGAGGTGCGCGCCACCGGGGAGCTGTTGATGCTGGCGCGCCGACGCTACCGGGGCGGGCTGGGCGGCCCGGTGGTCATCAAGCGGCTGCGCAACCCGTCCGGCTTCGTGGCGCGCAGGCGGCTGGTGGAGGAGGTGGAGCTGACGTTCCGGCTCAACCACCCCGGCATCGCGAAGGTCTACCACCTGAAGGCGTACCGGGGCGTGCCGCACGTGGTGATGGAGTACGTGGAGGGCCGGTCGCTGGACACGGTGCTCAACCTGGTGGCCATGCGCAGAAAGCCCATGTCCCCGGCCTTCGCCGCGTGGGTCGTCTCCGAGGTCGCGGAGGCCCTGCACCACGCGCACACGCTGCGCGACGAGTGGAACCGGCCGCTGCACATCATCCACCGCGACGTGAGCCCCCGGAACCTGAGGTTGGGCGTGCACGGCGAGGTGAAGCTCACGAACTTCACCGCCGCGTTCTCCACCCTGCCCGGCCGCGAAATCACCAGCCGGCCCCTGGTGAAGGGGGACGTGGCGTACGCGTCCCCGGAGGCCCTGCGCCGCGAGCCCATGGACGCGCGCAGCGACCTGTTCAGCCTGGGCCTGGTGCTCCTGGAGGTGCTGACGGGTACGCACCCCCTCACGCTGGGGGACGTGGCGCCCCTGCCCCCGTCGGACCTGCCCCCGGTGGAGGCGCAGGGCCCCACGTGGATGCCGATGACGGAGGTGGCCGCGCGGATGGCGCTGGTGGGCTCCCGGGAGGTGGAGCACCTGACGCGCGACGTGCCGGAGGGCCTGCGGGCCATCACCGTCCGGGCGCTGCGACAGGCGCCGTCGGAGCGCTTCGATTCCGCGGAGGCGCTGGCCGGGGCCCTGCGGGCGTGGCTGCGCGAGCACGCCCCCGGCTATGGGCGGCAGTCCGCGGCGGAGGAGGTGTCGGAGGCGGCGCGGGAGGCCACCGGCCGGCGCAACCAGGCGGAGCTGCTGGAGGGAGGCCTGCACCCGGCGGAGCTGACGTCCGACGAGGCCTCCATGGCGTCCGAGCCGGTGGCGCCGCCGCCGTTCCTGGGAGGCGACGACGTGACGCCCGACGTGAACGACGAGCGGCCGCTCCCCGTGGACATGGCGGGCCTGGACGAGCTGGCGGGGCCCGCTGAGGAGGCCCTGGACGAGGACGAGGATGACGACGGGCACGAGCCGGTGTGA
- a CDS encoding ArsA family ATPase, with protein MNLDAMLRDKRVIVLCGAGGVGKTTTAAALGVAAARAGRHVLVLTIDPARRLAEAMGLKENGPEPTTVPPERLYADGPRGEGRLDVWMLEPGVVFERMVRKLSATESAARAILDHRLYRFLSELVAGVQEYAAAEALDGFLTDGHYDLILLDTPPSRHALDFLEAPGRLARFLDDRVISLFGPDSGRTGRLWQGAQALVGKVLDGVFGGGFAQEMRTFVGAFGGLFAGIRLHTERLRTQLASKDAAFLLVTSPEAAALREATFFKETLQARGLPFAGYVLNRSWAREDGLAPAGDLKSHASTAVDTDAIVALEHLAGVEDARASAHRSLLARLAEGLPLGAMAIAAPDAGADLEDFRGLVHLGEALTVA; from the coding sequence ATGAACCTGGACGCAATGCTGCGCGACAAGCGGGTCATCGTCCTGTGCGGCGCGGGGGGCGTGGGCAAGACGACGACGGCGGCGGCGCTGGGCGTGGCCGCGGCGCGGGCGGGGCGCCACGTGCTGGTGCTCACCATCGACCCGGCGCGCCGGCTGGCGGAGGCCATGGGGCTGAAGGAGAACGGCCCGGAGCCCACCACCGTCCCGCCGGAGCGCCTGTACGCGGACGGCCCCCGGGGCGAGGGCCGCCTGGACGTGTGGATGCTGGAGCCGGGCGTCGTCTTCGAGCGCATGGTGCGCAAGCTGTCCGCCACGGAGAGCGCCGCGCGCGCCATCCTGGACCACCGGCTGTACCGCTTCCTGTCGGAGCTGGTGGCGGGCGTGCAGGAGTACGCCGCCGCGGAGGCCCTGGACGGCTTCCTCACGGACGGCCACTACGACCTCATCCTCCTGGACACCCCGCCCAGCCGCCACGCGCTGGACTTCCTGGAGGCCCCGGGCCGGCTGGCGCGCTTCCTGGACGACCGGGTGATCTCCCTCTTCGGTCCGGACTCCGGCCGCACCGGCCGGCTGTGGCAGGGCGCGCAGGCGCTGGTGGGCAAGGTGCTGGACGGCGTCTTCGGCGGGGGCTTCGCGCAGGAGATGCGCACCTTCGTGGGGGCCTTCGGCGGCCTGTTCGCCGGCATCCGCCTGCACACGGAGCGGCTGCGCACCCAGCTGGCGTCCAAGGACGCGGCCTTCCTGCTCGTCACGTCACCAGAGGCCGCCGCGCTGCGCGAGGCCACCTTCTTCAAGGAGACGCTCCAGGCGCGCGGGCTGCCCTTCGCGGGCTACGTGCTCAACCGCAGCTGGGCGCGCGAGGACGGCCTGGCGCCGGCCGGCGACCTGAAGTCCCACGCCAGCACCGCCGTGGACACCGACGCCATCGTCGCGCTGGAGCACCTGGCGGGCGTGGAGGACGCGCGCGCCAGCGCCCACCGCTCGCTGCTGGCGAGGCTGGCGGAGGGCCTGCCCCTGGGCGCCATGGCCATCGCCGCGCCGGACGCGGGCGCGGACCTGGAGGATTTCCGGGGGCTGGTGCACCTGGGCGAGGCGCTCACCGTCGCCTGA
- a CDS encoding ubiquinol-cytochrome c reductase iron-sulfur subunit — MSSSRRDFFKKLLGTGVVVAGIPACAPDIDPSPLLDVPTPGEDGIVALVVPRYPDLARVGGSVTLRFPGGSGQENLLVVHPADSVFAVLSATCTHVGCPMGFDGQEAVCPCHLSRYDLTGAVTNAPATVPLKAYVATYNAGTQVLSISLKSGDDNFPSVVNGTLTLTFAQFPALQDTGGMVSGTPTGYGKTVFVFKLEDGTYSAVDSVCPHQGCEVGFESGLDGLLCPCHASQFSKTGVLTPGTGAATSDLKKFTVAADASGVVVTIA; from the coding sequence GTGAGCTCGTCGCGTCGCGACTTCTTCAAGAAGCTGCTGGGCACGGGCGTCGTCGTCGCGGGGATCCCCGCGTGCGCGCCGGACATCGACCCCTCGCCGCTGCTGGACGTGCCCACCCCGGGCGAGGACGGCATCGTGGCGCTGGTGGTGCCGCGCTACCCGGACCTGGCGCGCGTGGGCGGCTCCGTGACGCTGCGCTTCCCGGGCGGCTCCGGGCAGGAGAACCTGCTGGTGGTGCACCCCGCGGACAGCGTCTTCGCGGTGCTGTCCGCCACCTGCACCCACGTGGGCTGCCCCATGGGCTTCGACGGCCAGGAGGCCGTGTGCCCCTGCCACCTGTCGCGCTACGACCTCACGGGCGCGGTGACGAACGCGCCCGCGACGGTGCCGCTCAAGGCGTACGTGGCCACGTACAACGCGGGCACCCAGGTGCTGAGCATCTCGCTCAAGTCCGGTGACGACAACTTCCCCTCGGTGGTGAACGGGACGCTGACGCTCACGTTCGCGCAGTTCCCCGCGCTCCAGGACACCGGCGGCATGGTGAGCGGCACGCCCACCGGCTACGGCAAGACGGTGTTCGTCTTCAAGCTGGAGGACGGCACCTATTCGGCGGTGGACTCCGTCTGTCCGCACCAGGGCTGCGAGGTGGGGTTCGAGTCGGGCCTGGACGGGCTGCTGTGCCCCTGCCACGCGTCCCAGTTCAGCAAGACGGGCGTCCTGACGCCGGGGACGGGGGCCGCGACCAGCGACCTGAAGAAGTTCACCGTGGCCGCGGATGCGTCCGGGGTGGTCGTCACCATCGCGTGA
- a CDS encoding CBS domain-containing protein, translating to MGTKDYSNGNGRQDLGRADRSTPPTDAMATHRAPDTAPPGSRERSESDVSGWSPARDEEASARQGRFHRAAAWRLGQVRTQVDDSGAWSGEREGERGGSAGPYGRDDRDVRSATGQWPRSSDDRDARASAGQAPGRTAGDQELEMPRQRADYRDWDRTGYGGEEPLLRDRRPQAPREQPARATPSSASTPSRRRWQREPLTARDIMTRAVRTARRDSTLREVAQLMKDEDCGVVPIVDGEGRLLGLVTDRDLALRAFAGGRAVDGLRAADVMTEDIEAVLPEEALHGVIDLMGRRQVRRVPVVEPDDRLVGIIALGDIASRADQDEELQDALERISSRRSFWSRLR from the coding sequence ATGGGAACCAAGGACTACAGCAACGGAAACGGCCGGCAGGACCTGGGGCGCGCGGACCGCTCCACGCCTCCCACCGACGCCATGGCCACGCACCGCGCGCCCGACACGGCCCCTCCGGGCTCGCGGGAGCGCTCCGAATCCGACGTGAGCGGGTGGAGCCCCGCGCGTGACGAGGAGGCCTCCGCGCGCCAGGGCCGCTTCCACCGCGCCGCCGCGTGGCGCCTGGGCCAGGTGCGCACCCAGGTGGACGACAGCGGCGCCTGGAGCGGGGAGCGCGAAGGGGAGCGCGGCGGCTCCGCGGGCCCCTACGGCCGCGATGACCGGGACGTGCGCTCCGCCACGGGCCAGTGGCCGCGAAGCAGCGACGACCGGGACGCGCGCGCCTCCGCCGGACAGGCGCCCGGGAGGACGGCGGGCGACCAGGAGCTGGAGATGCCCCGCCAGCGCGCCGACTACCGGGACTGGGACCGCACCGGCTACGGCGGCGAGGAGCCCCTCTTGCGCGACCGCCGGCCCCAGGCCCCGCGCGAGCAGCCCGCCCGGGCCACCCCGTCCTCGGCGTCCACCCCCTCGCGACGGCGCTGGCAGCGCGAGCCGCTCACCGCGCGCGACATCATGACCCGCGCGGTGCGCACCGCCCGGCGCGACAGCACGCTGCGGGAGGTGGCGCAGCTGATGAAGGACGAGGACTGCGGCGTCGTGCCCATCGTGGACGGGGAGGGGCGCCTGCTGGGGCTCGTCACGGACCGGGACCTGGCGCTGCGGGCCTTCGCGGGCGGGCGCGCCGTGGACGGCCTGCGCGCGGCGGACGTGATGACGGAGGACATCGAGGCGGTGCTGCCAGAGGAGGCCCTGCACGGCGTCATCGACCTGATGGGCCGCAGGCAGGTGCGGCGCGTCCCCGTCGTGGAGCCCGACGACCGGCTGGTGGGCATCATCGCGCTGGGGGACATCGCCAGCCGCGCGGACCAGGACGAGGAGCTGCAGGACGCGCTGGAGCGCATCTCTTCGCGGCGCTCGTTCTGGAGCCGGCTCCGCTAG
- a CDS encoding YceI family protein, which translates to MIVRRLATLAALMLALPAAAQDAARLYSVKKDASSLTYKLIHKLHEVSGKAAPSEGKAVLKPDGTLQVAVRAQVKDFDSQNSNRDTHMLEVTEAAKYPLIELKAVATGVKPPATFPGTVSVVLKGKLTFHGVTKDVVVPMTVNFASARQVTADGTFDISLEGYKIERPSLLMVKVDDKLVLEPHLVFQEGT; encoded by the coding sequence GTGATTGTTCGACGACTCGCCACGCTTGCCGCCCTGATGCTCGCGCTCCCCGCAGCCGCGCAGGACGCCGCGCGGTTGTATTCGGTGAAGAAGGACGCCAGCTCGCTCACCTACAAGCTCATCCACAAGCTGCACGAGGTGTCCGGCAAGGCCGCTCCCAGCGAGGGCAAGGCCGTGCTGAAGCCGGACGGCACCCTCCAGGTGGCCGTGCGCGCGCAGGTGAAGGACTTCGACTCGCAGAACTCCAACCGCGACACGCACATGCTGGAGGTGACGGAGGCGGCGAAGTACCCGCTCATCGAGCTGAAGGCCGTGGCCACGGGCGTGAAGCCCCCCGCGACCTTCCCGGGCACCGTGTCGGTGGTCCTCAAGGGCAAGCTCACCTTCCACGGCGTGACGAAGGACGTGGTGGTCCCCATGACGGTGAACTTCGCGTCCGCCAGGCAGGTGACCGCGGACGGCACCTTCGACATCAGCCTGGAGGGCTACAAGATTGAGCGCCCCTCGCTGCTGATGGTGAAGGTGGACGACAAGCTGGTGCTGGAGCCCCACCTCGTCTTCCAGGAGGGCACGTGA
- a CDS encoding nuclear transport factor 2 family protein, translating into MPMERAQRFVDALLKLEADGDVESLVALFADDAQVSNIASSSVFTGLDGARRFWTEYKGTLGRVKSTFRNMIESGDRVALEWETQGQADNGAAIAYEGVSIIEWDGDRVRRFFAYFDPHALGQELSHGTAPRSEVPATTPA; encoded by the coding sequence ATGCCGATGGAACGAGCGCAGCGGTTCGTGGACGCCCTGTTGAAACTGGAGGCGGACGGTGACGTGGAGTCGCTGGTCGCCCTCTTCGCCGATGACGCCCAGGTGAGCAACATCGCCTCGTCCAGCGTCTTCACCGGCCTCGACGGCGCCCGCCGCTTCTGGACCGAATACAAGGGCACCCTGGGCAGGGTGAAGTCCACCTTCCGCAACATGATTGAGTCCGGTGACCGCGTGGCCCTGGAGTGGGAGACGCAGGGCCAGGCCGACAACGGCGCCGCCATCGCCTACGAAGGCGTCTCCATCATCGAGTGGGACGGCGACCGCGTCCGGCGCTTCTTCGCCTACTTCGACCCGCACGCCCTGGGTCAGGAACTCTCCCACGGCACCGCGCCCCGGTCGGAGGTCCCGGCGACCACCCCGGCGTAG
- a CDS encoding ArsA-related P-loop ATPase — MVLDSLWNKRAVLVSGKGGVGKTTLSAALAVAAARSGRPVLLAELSPDEGGPSTLAGLVGAKEAGAKVVAVRQHLSFVRLSASEGHRQFLEETLPAKWLAEAALRSRALRRFLEAGPALKEMGLLYQMLTLVRRTHPDGRPLYPLAVLDLPATGHAMALATLPRSLLSLIPGGPIGRAMREGLDLLQDPERTGVVLTSLPEPLPVSETLSLARELKDVGLPLSVAVLNRMPEDPFTPESRAALERLLEAHGPHRGQRALERLERAREARQRLRAGTAVPQWGLPDLPLTGQALVERLSELLVPTLEEAARTGGREATP; from the coding sequence GTGGTGCTGGACTCCTTGTGGAACAAGCGCGCCGTGCTCGTGTCGGGCAAGGGCGGCGTGGGGAAGACGACGTTGTCCGCGGCCCTGGCCGTGGCGGCGGCGCGCTCCGGGCGTCCGGTGCTGCTGGCGGAGCTGTCCCCGGACGAGGGGGGCCCGTCCACCCTGGCGGGGCTGGTGGGGGCGAAGGAGGCCGGGGCGAAGGTGGTCGCGGTGCGGCAGCACCTGTCCTTCGTGCGCCTGTCCGCCTCCGAGGGGCACCGCCAGTTCCTGGAGGAGACGCTGCCGGCGAAGTGGCTGGCGGAGGCCGCGCTGCGCTCGCGCGCGCTGCGGCGCTTCCTGGAGGCCGGGCCCGCGCTCAAGGAGATGGGGCTCTTGTACCAGATGCTGACGCTGGTGCGGCGCACGCACCCGGACGGCCGGCCCCTGTACCCGCTGGCGGTGCTGGACCTGCCGGCCACCGGCCACGCGATGGCGCTGGCCACCCTGCCCCGGAGCCTGCTGTCGCTCATCCCGGGCGGGCCCATTGGCCGCGCGATGCGCGAGGGCCTGGACCTGCTGCAGGACCCCGAGCGCACCGGCGTGGTGCTGACGAGCCTGCCGGAGCCCCTGCCTGTGAGCGAGACGCTGTCGCTGGCCCGGGAGCTGAAGGACGTGGGGCTGCCCCTGTCCGTCGCGGTGCTCAACCGGATGCCGGAGGACCCCTTCACGCCGGAGTCGCGCGCGGCGCTGGAGCGGCTGCTGGAGGCGCATGGGCCGCACCGCGGGCAGCGCGCGCTGGAGCGGCTGGAGCGCGCCCGGGAGGCCCGGCAGCGGCTGCGGGCGGGCACGGCCGTGCCACAATGGGGGCTTCCGGACCTGCCCCTCACCGGGCAGGCGCTGGTGGAGCGGCTGTCGGAGCTGTTGGTGCCCACGTTGGAAGAGGCCGCCCGAACCGGCGGCCGGGAGGCCACGCCATGA
- a CDS encoding STAS/SEC14 domain-containing protein yields MDQSREWTCGAHRIRMLAPDALHTRYVGLVGLQDAKWVLRVYEEMAAHGPFYLVAEVPGSELPAESRKYLANNVRAEWMRSVVYVGSDLTQRVVGKAMSVAMLLTGHAASFDTVFVDTMTQAQAWVDAHRLEHAPRRVG; encoded by the coding sequence ATGGATCAATCACGCGAATGGACGTGCGGCGCGCATCGCATCCGGATGCTGGCGCCGGACGCCCTGCATACGCGGTACGTGGGACTGGTGGGCCTGCAGGACGCGAAGTGGGTGCTGCGCGTCTATGAGGAGATGGCGGCGCACGGGCCGTTCTACCTGGTGGCGGAGGTGCCGGGCTCGGAGCTGCCGGCCGAGTCGCGCAAGTACCTGGCCAACAACGTGCGCGCGGAGTGGATGCGCTCGGTGGTGTACGTGGGCTCGGACCTGACGCAGCGGGTGGTGGGCAAGGCGATGTCGGTGGCCATGCTGCTCACCGGGCACGCGGCCAGCTTCGACACGGTGTTCGTGGACACGATGACGCAGGCGCAGGCGTGGGTGGACGCCCATCGCCTGGAGCACGCGCCTCGCCGCGTGGGATAG